The proteins below come from a single Myxococcota bacterium genomic window:
- a CDS encoding Crp/Fnr family transcriptional regulator, which yields MSSTPLQVRAPLDGRSALAKVGVFEGLSRRELDLLHGITGTKRLRPREVLCRKGDPGSALYAVLRGRLRVFSHGADAKEIVFRFLEAGDVVGEVALFDAQVRSATVEAVEACELLSLQRRDLLPFLEQQPKVAIKLAAVLARNLRDLSQRVEDELSLTIPARLARKLLALMRTHGNTVPAGTRIEQRLPQHILGELVGATRESVNKQMRLWVGAGAIAVDRGFVTVVDPKALEETARFGPI from the coding sequence ATGTCGTCCACCCCCCTGCAGGTCCGCGCGCCGCTCGACGGGCGCTCGGCGCTGGCGAAGGTGGGCGTTTTCGAAGGTCTTTCGAGGCGCGAGCTCGATCTGTTGCACGGCATCACGGGCACCAAACGCCTGCGGCCGCGCGAGGTCCTGTGCCGCAAGGGCGACCCGGGCTCGGCGCTCTACGCGGTGCTGCGCGGCCGCCTGCGCGTGTTCTCGCACGGTGCTGATGCCAAGGAGATCGTGTTTCGATTCCTTGAAGCCGGCGATGTGGTCGGCGAGGTGGCCCTGTTCGACGCCCAGGTCCGCTCGGCCACGGTCGAGGCGGTCGAGGCTTGTGAGCTCTTGAGCCTGCAGCGGCGCGACCTGCTGCCGTTCCTCGAGCAGCAGCCCAAGGTGGCGATCAAGCTCGCGGCCGTGCTGGCGCGCAACCTGCGCGACCTGTCGCAGCGGGTCGAGGACGAGCTGTCGCTCACCATCCCGGCGCGGCTCGCGCGCAAGCTGCTCGCGCTCATGCGCACGCACGGCAACACCGTGCCGGCGGGCACGCGCATCGAGCAACGCCTGCCGCAGCACATCCTGGGCGAGCTCGTCGGGGCCACGCGCGAGAGCGTGAACAAGCAGATGCGGCTCTGGGTCGGCGCGGGCGCGATCGCGGTCGACCGCGGCTTCGTGACCGTGGTCGATCCCAAGGCGCTCGAGGAGACCGCGCGCTTCGGGCCGATCTAG